A single window of Colletotrichum destructivum chromosome 9, complete sequence DNA harbors:
- a CDS encoding Putative D-arabinono-1,4-lactone oxidase domain, FAD-binding domain, PCMH-type, with translation MSAIASLDPHVRGIIEDAAADGIPFRARTAHMHATWARTFASLPELYIQPQSQQEVEKAVKLARRCRRRITTVGHAHSPSDLTCTSNWLVNLDGFKKVLSVDEATGLVVMQAGIRLWQLTEELNKHGLSFPVLGSVNEQTIAGVISTGTRGSTLKHGLLSEAISSLKIVLASGETVACSPAENPDLFRGALLSLGALGIITEVSFRAVPAFSLRWQQTIQADATMLDAWKQDNKLWTQSDFVRVWWLPYTRRAVVWKADVVTKEDLESGREKNRDPPVGYYDGALGYHIYHNLLYLSRYIPRILPWVEWFVFGMQYGFKNGYTSSAVQPMDKALWMNCLYSQYVNEWAIPLHRGPEALMRLGSWINRLQPGDPNYVAHGIPYSAEGLYIHSPVEVRVCDATVHTSAEQGNRPFLDSTVKDGPTLNLNATMYRPYDLDPPGLRRWFQGFEWLMRDLGGKPHWAKNFDVRNDEFAAWYGDDLVRWRRVRDEVDPDGLFVGPWHRQFVLDPETPLLAFEEVEKTRHDAGRGVTVYGTRAQLGDEEAAGEAEKA, from the exons TTCCGGGCCCGGACGGCGCATATGCACGCGACGTGGGCGCGCACTTTTGCCTCGCTGCCGGAGCTGTACATCCAGCCGCAGTCGCAgcaggaggtcgagaaggccgtgAAGCTCGCccgccgatgccggcggcgcaTCACTACCGTCGGCCACGCCCACTCGCCGTCCGACCTGACGTGCACGAGCAACTGgctcgtcaacctcgacggcTTCAAAAAGGTCTTGTCTGTCGATG AGGCAACGGGACTGGTGGTCATGCAGGCCGGCATCCGCCTCTGGCAGCTGACCGAGGAGCTCAACAAGCACGGCCTCTCGTTCCCCGTGCTGGGCAGCGTCAACGAGCAGaccatcgccggcgtcatcaGCACCGGCACCCGCGGCAGCACCCTCAAGCATGGCCTGCTCTCCGAGGCCATCTCGTCACTCAAGATCGTCCTGGCCAGCGGCGAGACGGTGGCGTGCTCGCCCGCCGAGAACCCGGACCTCTTCCGGGGCGCCCTCCTCTCgctcggcgccctcggcatcatcaccgaGGTCAGCTTCCGCGCCGTGCCGGCCTTCAGCTTGCGGTGGCAGCAGACGATCCAGGCCGACGCCACCATGCTCGACGCCTGGAAGCAGGACAACAAGCTGTGGACCCAGTCCGATTTTGTCCGCGTCTGGTGGCTGCCGTACACGAGGCGGGCCGTCGTCTGGaaggccgacgtcgtcaccaaggaggacCTCGAGTCCGGCCGGGAGAAGAACCGGGACCCGCCCGTCGGCTACTACGACGGCGCGCTCGGGTACCACATCTACCACAACCTGCTGTACCTGTCGCGTTACATCCCACGCATCCTGCCCTGGGTGGAATG GTTTGTCTTCGGCATGCAGTACGGCTTCAAGAACGGCTACACCTCGTCGGCCGTCCAGCCCATGGACAAAGCCCTGTGGATGAACTGCCTGTACAGCCAGTACGTGAACGAGTGGGCCATCCCCCTCCACCGCGGGCCCGAGGCCCTGATGCGCCTCGGGTCCTGGATCAACAGGCTGCAGCCTGGGGACCCGAACTACGTCGCCCACGGCATCCCGTACTCGGCCGAGGGCCTGTACATCCACTCGCCTGTCGAGGTGCGCGTCTGCGACGCCACCGTCCACACGAGCGCCGAGCAGGGCAACCGGCCGTTCCTCGACAGCACCGTCAAGGACGGGCCGACGCTGAACCTCAACGCCACCATGTACCGCCCCTACGACCTCGACCCGCCCGGCCTGCGGCGCTGGTTCCAGGGCTTCGAGTGGCTGATgcgcgacctcggcggcaagcCGCACTGGGCCAAGAACTTTGACGTCCGCAACGACGAGTTCGCCGCGTGGTACGGCGACGACCTGGTCCGGTGGCGCCGCGTgcgcgacgaggtcgacccGGACGGCCTGTTCGTCGGGCCCTGGCACCGCCAGTTCGTGCTGGACCCCGAGACGCCCCTGCTCGCgttcgaggaggtcgagaagacgAGGCACGACGCAGGCAGGGGGGTCACCGTGTACGGCACCCGCGCGCAGCTcggggatgaggaggcggccggggaggccgagaaggcgtGA
- a CDS encoding Putative SIS domain-containing protein: MVPPRSGSAMGMRSRGPVELNVNLAKSYEIRGPKSPMPRSPLRDVTHEDRGSRGGSYEDRLEGAIHVLRTEANALMALTQLYASERVCRDGFHRAVEALVRHRDHRGKVVFIGVGKSGWIAKKLTATFSSLGLPAVFLHPTEALHGDLGIVGEHDTLIMITFSGRTPELLLLLPHLSRKCPLVLLTSPTCMETCEIARQRPDLILLPAPIPESEKETFGVSAPTTSTTMAIAVGDALAYVASKEMYPSVSSVFAKNHPGGAIGQAFKSK, encoded by the coding sequence ATGGTCCCTCCTCGTTCTGGATCCGCCATGGGCATGCGCAGCCGCGGCCCGGTAGAGCTCAACGTCAACCTCGCCAAGTCGTACGAGATCCGCGGGCCCAAGTCCCCCATGCCCAGATCCCCCCTGAGAGACGTCACCCACGAGGACCGCGGCAGCCGCGGTGGTTCGTACGAGGAccgcctcgagggcgccatcCACGTCCTCCGCACCGAGGCCAACGCCCTCATGGCGCTGACGCAGCTGTACGCCTCGGAGCGCGTCTGCCGCGACGGCTTCcaccgcgccgtcgaggccctcgtGCGCCACCGCGACCACCGCGGCAAggtcgtcttcatcggcgtcggcaagtCGGGCTGGATCGCCAAGAAGCTCACGGCCACCTTCAGCAGCCTGGGCCTgcccgccgtcttcctccaccCGACCGAGGCGCTccacggcgacctcggcatcgtcggcgagcACGACACCCTCATCATGATCACCTTCTCCGGCCGCACgcccgagctgctgctgctgctcccccACCTGAGCCGCAAGTGCCCGCTCGTCCTGCTCACCTCGCCCACCTGCATGGAGACGTGCGAGATCGCCAGGCAGCGGCCCGACCTCATCTTGCTGCCCGCGCCCATCCCCGAGTCCGAGAAGGAGACGTTTGGCGTCTCGGCCCCGACCACGTCGACGACCatggccatcgccgtcggcgacgccctgGCCTACGTCGCCTCCAAGGAGATGTACCCGTccgtctcgtccgtcttTGCCAAGAACCACCCAGGCGGTGCCATCGGCCAGGCCTTCAAGAGCAAATAG
- a CDS encoding Putative major facilitator superfamily, MFS transporter superfamily, which translates to MSNHLQVPDPARLQSSPLKGQKQTRFAPLPPRPPLPPLPPPPPLGRHSCVNPRSSWMRKSQRFQPPPPSGRLSRLPRLSRLSYYPVANEYIEGVFNEKTALPPRWSFYVPDFDFDVEEFDKYEKALSGENGGEGGDDDDEDYGGVPTALKAFRVDFWDGDPADPKSWSTAYRVFVVGMFAFTTLATGIYSTAYSSGIPQMSEELRITNPSLPLLGISLYLVGLALGALIMAPLSETFGRRPMYIGGLTIFLGLIPVAALATDFTTVIVARFLGAVAGSVMLSNVGGSIMDITNPKYLPLAMSVYSFGPLNGPVLGPLMGGFLVEAFGWRSLNWMSLISTAVGALFIMTVPETYRPTLLRKKAAQKRREEEDHRYWSDFDDTVPILRRIRTAVSRPFILSFTEPVLMFWNVYISVIYAIVQLAYVAFPIVYQDERGWTTAISGLAFVGVFVGIALVLATEPLLRRLVNRQPKNPETGQAEPEATVLLICVGAVLEPVGQLAFALTSLPVEVPFYWSVLSGVPFGYGFGLVFIYGTSYISKVFGMYATSASAGNLVFRSILGAVLVLVGKSMYAALTPRVAGIAVGVAEVVLMPVPFIFFKWGKKIRQRSKLIRTLEEQAKKMA; encoded by the exons ATGTCGAACCACTTGCAAGTGCCTGATCCCGCCAGGCTGCAGTCTTCCCCTCTGAAGGGGCAGAAGCAGACCAGATtcgcccccctcccgccgaggcctcctctgcctcctctgccgccaccgccgccgctgggccGGCACTCCTGCGTGAACCCCCGGAGCTCGTGGATGCGCAAGAGCCAGCGCTTCCAACCGCCTCCCCCTTCCGGCCGCCTCTCCCGCCTGCCACGCCTGAGCCGGCTGTCGTACTACCCGGTCGCCAACGAGTACATCGAGGGCGTCTTCaacgagaagacggcgctgccgccgagatgGTCCTTTTACGTGCccgacttcgacttcgacgtcgaggagttTGACAAGTACGAGAAAGCCCTCAGCGgcgagaacggcggcgaaggcggcgacgacgacgacgaggactaCGGCGGCGTGCCCACCGCGCTCAAGGCCTTCCGCGTCGACTTCTGGGACGGCGACCCGGCCGACCCCAAGAGCTGGTCGACGGCGTACCGGgtgttcgtcgtcggcatgtTCGCCTTCACGACGCTGGCGACGGGCATCTACTCGACCGCCTACTCGAGCGGCATCCCCCAGAtgtccgaggagctgcgcatCACCAACCCGTCGCTCCCCTTGCTGGGCATCTCCCTCtacctcgtcggcctggccctCGGGGCCCTCATCATGGCGCCGCTGAGCGAGACGTTCGGGCGGAGGCCCATGTACATCGGCGGCCTGACGATATTCCTCGGGCTGatccccgtcgccgcgctCGCGACCGACTTCACCACGGTGATTGTGGCGCGTTTCCTGGG TGCCGTTGCCGGAAGTGTCATGCTGTCCAACGTCGGCGGCTCCATCATGGACATCACCAACCCCAAATACCTACCCCTGGCCATGTCGGTGTACTCCTTCGGCCCTCTCAACGGGCCCGTCCTCGGACCGCTCATG GGCGGTTTCTTGGTCGAGGCGTTCGGCTGGCGATCCCTCAACTGGATGTCCCTCATCTCCacggccgtcggcgccctcttcATCATGACCGTCCCCGAGACGTACCGGCCCACGCTCCTCCGCAAGAAGGCGGCCCAGAagcggcgggaggaggaggaccaCCGGTACTGGtccgactttgacgacaCGGTGCCCATCCTCCGCCGGATCCGGACCGCCGTCTCGCGGCCCTTCATCCTCTCCTTCACTGAGCCCGTGCTCATGTTCTGGAACGTCTACATCTCCGTCATCTACGCCATCGTCCAGCTCGCCTACGTCGCCTTCCCCATCGTCTACCAGGACGAGCGCGGCTGGACCACGGCCATCTCCGGGCTGGccttcgtcggcgtcttcgtcggcatcgccctcgtcctcgccaccgaGCCGCTGCTCCGCAGGCTCGTCAACCGCCAGCCCAAGAACCCCGAGACTGGCCaggccgagcccgaggcgacggtcctcctcatctgcgtcggcgccgtcctcgagcccgtcggccagctcgcctTCGCCCTGACCTCGCTGCCCGTCGAGGTGCCCTTCTACTGGAGCGTGCTATCCGGCGTGCCATTCGGCTACGGCTTCGGTCTTGTCTTCATCTACGGCACCAGCTACATCTCCAAGGTCTTCGGCATGTACGCCACGTCCGCGTCGGCCGGGAACCTCGTGTTCCGCTCCATCCTGGGCGCCGTGCTCGTGCTGGTGGGCAAGAGCATGTACGCCGCGCTGACGCCgcgcgtcgccggcatcgcggtcggcgtcgccgaggtcgtgCTCATGCCGGTGCCCTTTATCTTCTTCAAGTGGGGGAAGAAGATCCGGCAGAGGAGCAAGCTGATCCGGACGTTGGAGGAgcaggcgaagaagatggcgtga
- a CDS encoding Putative zn(2)Cys(6) fungal-type DNA-binding domain, fungal transcription factor, with amino-acid sequence MASQEVHRRSRKGQSAPRRTRPLRDPGVPLDIFRALSYREAGCGTCRTARIKCDETRPYCTQCGRRGVACSGYQVQLKWVEISDIDPDPRRPIKSIIKPRSSLTVGPSRTSAGRRPHPSIPRNPSPGPRLHSSSDVYIFTHWAESLPDLVYPNPDEYASIRGPYLAFVLRNNSVLLPAILAAGASHLHTLGIATPTDVLERKQKALASMVACVKQSALSFAHKTLPVYLTEEAMAATSALVGLEVMQGSPTSSIVPLLRGMKAQLEERRRAVQGKGGVFHVDQPTPMLAINTKMMAYIDTLCCVPCARKPVFDHQFWRDFVVPHCHVSFDGGPDIVFGYSTHILPLVGDSASLVSDLINKRVTPEEFVQSRRRLLEALDSCCRDLPPARHQPGCAEHLIASAGSLQIRDSNACLAAALAHGLATQVFLSRADENDPSTLRTEQPFKHPSALVEQLSSMIAAVPIDTHAATMMIWPLFVLGCESMATSARRRLVEGYLESMLAKHTMLNISVALELLRTRIWKDGRRERSSSHAESCPLHEDDPPSPQSQSDWVRLCWREKLELCSA; translated from the coding sequence ATGGCCTCTCAAGAAGTCCACAGACGCTCGAGAAAGGGTCAGTCAGCCCCACGCCGGACACGGCCGCTCCGAGACCCGGGCGTCCCCCTCGACATTTTCCGAGCTCTGTCTTACCGTGAAGCAGGATGCGGAACATGTCGAACCGCCCGCATCAAGTGTGACGAGACGCGGCCGTACTGCACGCAGtgcggccgtcgcggcgtAGCGTGCAGCGGCTACCAGGTCCAGCTCAAGTGGGTTGAGATCAGCGACATCGACCCGGATCCTCGACGTCCGATCAAGAGTATCATCAAGCCGCGAAGCTCGTTGACAGTCGGCCCGTCGAGGACTTCGGCTGGGCGTCGGCCGCACCCGTCGATTCCACGGAATCCGTCCCCCGGCCCACGCCTCCACTCCTCGTCGGACGTCTACATCTTCACTCACTGGGCCGAGTCCCTTCCAGACTTGGTATACCCTAACCCCGACGAGTACGCCAGCATACGCGGCCCCTATCTCGCCTTCGTGTTGAGGAACAACTCCGTGCTCCTGCCGGCtatcctcgccgccggggccTCCCACCTTCACACCTTGGGAATCGCTACGCCGACCGATGTCCTCGAGAGGAAACAAAAGGCGCTCGCCAGCATGGTGGCCTGCGTGAAGCAGTCCGCCTTGTCCTTCGCGCATAAGACTCTGCCGGTCTACTTGACCGAGGAAGCCATGGCCGCGACCTCGGCACTGGTCGGCCTGGAGGTGATGCAAGGGTCGCCTACGTCGTCCATCGTACCCCTTCTGAGAGGCATGAAGGCCCAGCTGGAAGAGAGACGGCGGGCGGTGCAAGGAAAGGGCGGCGTTTTCCACGTCGATCAGCCGACTCCCATGCTTGCGATAAATACGAAGATGATGGCCTACATCGACACGTTATGCTGTGTCCCATGCGCGAGGAAGCCGGTCTTCGATCATCAGTTCTGGCGAGACTTCGTCGTGCCTCACTGCCACGTCTCCTTCGACGGGGGTCCCGACATTGTCTTTGGCTACTCGACGCACATTCTTCCCTTGGTCGGGGACTCGGCGTCTCTGGTCAGCGACTTGATCAACAAAAGGGTGACGCCGGAAGAGTTCGTCCAGTCTCGACGCCGGCTACTAGAGGCGCTCGATTCCTGCTGCCGCGACCTGCCGCCAGCCCGACATCAACCGGGCTGTGCCGAGCATCTGatcgcctcggccgggaGTCTCCAGATAAGAGACTCGAACGCTTGCCTTGCGGCAGCCCTGGCACATGGCCTCGCCACGCAGGTTTTCCTGTCCCGCGCGGACGAGAACGACCCAAGCACGCTACGGACGGAACAGCCGTTTAAGCACCCGTCGGCGTTGGTCGAGCAGCTTTCAAGTATGATCGCTGCTGTGCCCATCGACACGCATGCTGCCACCATGATGATATGGCCGTTGTTCGTGCTCGGGTGTGAGAGCATGGCGACGAGTGCGAGGCGGCGCCTGGTGGAGGGGTATTTGGAGAGCATGCTGGCCAAACACACGATGCTGAACATTTCCGTTgccctcgagctgctgcggaCCAGGATTTGGAAGGATGGCCGGAGAGAAAGGAGTTCAAGCCATGCGGAGAGTTGTCCACTTCACGAGGATGACCCCCCATCACCGCAATCCCAATCCGACTGGGTCAGGCTGtgctggagagagaagctgGAGCTGTGTTCGGCGTAG
- a CDS encoding Putative ribonuclease Z/Hydroxyacylglutathione hydrolase — protein sequence MDRAGLLQTLASAEASPRRPILTYVNGDNTWLISIPRPDAGASGGGGKAFYHILLDPWLGGHSDSFSKWILRMRLKQDAALGSIGAVEDWIRDTETACGGAKGAEERWWLDAVLITHLNADHLHEPTLRTFDPSISVFAVSGAAAAVSALKHFDNVAVVPDFVRGETWPATPGMPAWLSVFRLQDEKGAYPYIYHAMIIGTSSSSSAAAAADGGKDEVILYTPHGVEPEMVEAAMRANPKASIVAMMHPLNECGVGVISKGVANGLKIERQNGVRHWVNTHDDKLQYTGILGYFMQYGRKTLEQGLEEEAREKGGEQRRPNYVVVGNGGSHILT from the coding sequence ATGGACCGTGCAGGACTCCTTCAAACGCTTGCCTCGGCGGAagcgtcgccgaggagaccgATCCTGACCTACGTGAACGGCGACAACACCTGGCTCATCTCGATCCCGAGacccgacgccggcgcgagcggtggcggcggtaaGGCCTTCTACCACATCCTGCTGGACCCCTGGCTCGGGGGTCACTCGGACAGCTTCTCCAAATGGATCCTGCGCATGCGGCTCAAGCAGGACGCAGCGCTCGGCAGCATCGGGGCCGTCGAGGACTGGATCCGGGACACGGAGACGGCGTGCGGGGGCGCCAAAGGGGCCGAGGAGCGGTGGTGGCTCGACGCGGTGCTCATCACGCACCTGAACGCCGACCACCTGCACGAGCCGACGCTGCGGACCTTTGACCCTTCCATCAGCGTCTTCGCCGTgtcgggcgccgccgccgcggtgTCGGCGCTGAAGCATTTCGACAACGTTGCGGTCGTGCCGGACTTTGTTCGCGGCGAGACGTGGCCGGCCACCCCCGGGATGCCCGCGTGGCTGTCCGTCTTCCGCCTCCAGGACGAGAAGGGCGCATACCCGTACATATACCACGCCATGATCATcgggacgtcgtcgtcgtcgtcggcggcggcggcggcggacgggggCAAGGACGAGGTGATCCTGTACACGCCGCACGGCGTGGAGCCCGAGAtggtggaggcggcgatgagggcgaaCCCGAAGGCCAGCATCGTGGCGATGATGCACCCGCTCAACGAgtgcggcgtcggcgtcatctcCAAGGGGGTCGCGAACGGGCTGAAGATTGAACGGCAGAATGGCGTCCGCCACTGGGTCAACACGCACGACGACAAGCTCCAGTACACGGGGATCCTGGGCTACTTCATGCAATACGGACGGAAGACGCTGGAACAggggctcgaggaggaggccagggaGAAGGGCGGGGAGCAACGGAGGCCCAACTACGTCGTGGTCGGAAACGGCGGGAGTCACATCTTGACTTGA
- a CDS encoding Putative cation/H+ exchanger, sodium/solute symporter superfamily, which yields MSTTAAATAATPTPTGNRAPSQGGIFEGLDPSVYNPSDPIILFIIQATIVIALTRLLYWPLSKINEPKVIAEVIAGILLGPSVFGRIPGFTDAIFPANSMAPFRLVANIGLVLFLFLVGLEINLSFLVGNWRTAVSVATLDMAIPFGCGVGLAYGLYHEYSDDPGIAPISFGVFALFIGVAIAITAFPVLCRILTSLKLLNTTVGVIVLTSGITNDVVGWVLLALCVTLVNSGAGVTAVWILLVSVGFALFLAYAVRPCFMWVLRRTRSLENGPTQGVVALTLVMVLASAFFTSIIGVHSIFGAFMVGLMCPHEGGFAIKLTEKIEDLIATLFVPLFFALSGINTNLGLLDSGKTWGYVIAIILVAFFSKVVGGTAGARMNGLVWRESFTIGTLMSCKGLVELIVLNIGLQAKILSTRTFTMFVVMALVTTFATTPLVMWLYPPSYQQKLELWKRGKINWDGTPIVRHGADGEDEANERREPATKLLVYLRTDGLSSLLSTISLFTSGQGGGPDSRKAVVDDKPHRSGEKGLVEQPVHIPGDGDGDGDDENELPPRELLRIHGCRLVGLTERNSSVMKVSEIEEYAGHDPIIKAFGTSASTASRDVLVSGQIAVVPEDSYAGTLAAQAARLGSDLVLVPWSETGTVSELPSFYSATTRGNPITSGDFPSLVADVFNEARPVAAVATYIDATLLEKADEAAAAESSGGGGGSARRARQQQQQQQLTRTASGAVSVSEQQQDPSAARFFSAERRGRKLIRVLYTGAEDDLFAVRLGLQLAQNENLDVDVVDAADPDAEANMQFVRIRSRIHGSVAGRVTFSKLDGAAGKETATAAIVAGLFALQTGEKRPTTYVLGRSGTTHQHQQHQQQYQHQQSAGPNTLGDSSVVDPRKTLGPVAAEFISEVQKTGAANVSLLVVQAKRPAKDPNAMQRKASVDSSRD from the exons ATGTCgaccacggcggcggcgacggcggcgacgcccacGCCGACCGGCAACCGGGCCCCCTCGCAGGGCGGCATCTTTGAAGGGCTGGACCCGTCTGTCTACAACCCGTCGGACCCCATCATCCTGTTCATAATCCAAGCG accatcgtcatcgccctgACGAGGCTGCTGTACTGGCCTCTGAGCAAGATCAACGAGCCAAAGGTCATTGCCGAAGTCATCGCC GGCATCCTGCTCGGCCCGTCCGTCTTCGGCCGTATCCCCGGCTTCACCGACGCCATCTTCCCCGCGAACTCGATGGCGCCCTTCCGGCTCGTCGCCaacatcggcctcgtcctgttcctgttcctcgtcGGGCTGGAAATCAACCTGTcgttcctcgtcggcaactGGCGGACGGCCGTGAGCGTCGCGACGCTCGACATGGCGATCCCCTTTGGCtgcggcgtcggcctggccTACGGGCTGTATCACGAGTACAGCGACGACCCGGGCATCGCACCCATCTCGTTCGGCGTCTTTGCGCTCTTTatcggcgtcgccatcgccatcacg GCATTCCCCGTGCTCTGCCGCATCCTGACGTCCCTTAAGCTCCTCAACACgaccgtcggcgtcatcgtgCTCACGTCGGGCATCAccaacgacgtcgtcggctgggTCCTCCTCGCGCTCTGCGTCACCCTCGTCAACtcgggcgccggcgtcaccgccgtctggatcctcctcgtctccgtcggcttcgccctcttcctcgcctacGCCGTGCGGCCCTGCTTCATGTGGGTGCTCCGACGCACGCGCAGCCTCGAGAACGGGCCGACGCAGGGGGTCGTGGCGCTGACGCTCGTCATGGTgctcgcctcggccttcttcacctccatcatcggcgtCCACAGCATCTTTGGCGCCTTCATGGTCGGCCTCATGTGCCCGCACGAGGGCGGCTTCGCCATCAAGCTGACGGAGAAGATCGAGGACCTCATCGCCACCCTCTTCgtccccctcttcttcgccctgTCCGGCATCAACACGAACCTGGGCCTGCTCGACAGCGGCAAGACGTGGGGGTacgtcatcgccatcatcctcgtcgccttcttctccaaggtcgtcggcggcaccgccggcgcccgcaTGAACGGCCTCGTGTGGCGCGAGTCCTTCACCATCGGCACCCTCATGTCCTGCAAGgggctcgtcgagctcaTCGTGCTGAACATCGGCCTCCAGGCCAAGATCCTCAGCACGCGGACCTTCACCATGTTCGTCGTCATGGCGCTTGTCACCACCTTCGCCACGACGCCCCTCGTCATGTGGCTCTACCCGCCGTCCTACCAGCAGAAGCTCGAGCTTTGGAAGAGGGGCAAGATCAACTGGGACGGCACGCCCATCGTTcggcacggcgccgacggcgaggacgaggccaacGAAAGGAGGGAGCCCGCGACCAAGCTCCTGGTCTATCTCCGGACCGACGGCCTGTCGAGTCTGCTATCCACCATCTCCCTGTTCACGAGCGGGCAGGGGGGTGGTCCAGACTCGAGAAAAGCAGTCGTCGATGACAAACCTCATCGGAGCGGAGAGAAGGGTCTCGTCGAGCAACCGGTGCACATCCCcggggacggcgacggcgacggcgacgacgagaacgaaCTACCCCCGCGTGAACTCCTGCGCATCCACGGCTGCCGCCTGGTCGGGCTGACGGAGCGCAACTCGTCCGTCATGAAAGTCTCGGAGATCGAGGAGTACGCCGGCCACGACCCCATCATCAAGGCCTTCGGCACGTCGGCCAGCACCGCCAGCAGGGACGTGCTCGTCTCGGGCCAGATCGCCGTGGTGCCCGAGGACTCGTACGCCGGCACgctcgcggcgcaggcggccCGGCTCGGCAGCGACCTCGTCCTGGTGCCCTGGAGCGAGACCGGCACCGTCTCGGAGCTGCCGTCCTTCTACAGCGCGACGACGCGGGGGAACCCGATCACGAGCGGCGACTTCCCGAGCCTCGTGGCGGACGTGTTCAACGAGGCCAGGCCCGTCGCGGCCGTGGCGACGTACATTGACGCGACGCTCCTCGAGAAGGCGGACGAAGCGGCCGCTGCGGAGtcctccggcggcggcggcggcagcgccaggagggcgaggcagcagcagcagcagcagcagctcacgAGGACCGCGTCGGGGGCCGTCAGCGTGtcagagcagcagcaggacccgtcggcggcgcggttcttctcggccgagagGCGCGGCAGGAAGCTGATTCGCGTGCTCTacacgggcgccgaggacgacctgTTCGCGGTGCGGCTCGGCCTGCAGCTCGCGCAGAACGAGAACCTCGACGTGGACGTTGTCGACGCAGCcgacccggacgccgaggccaacatGCAGTTCGTCCGGATCCGGTCCCGGATCCACggctccgtcgccggccgcgtcACCTTCAGCAAGCTGGATGGTGCCGCCGGGAAGGAGACTGCCACGGCGGCCATCGTTGCCGGGCTGTTTGCCCTGCAGACCGGGGAGAAGAGGCCAACGACGTACGTCCTCGGCCGTTCCGGCACGAcgcaccagcaccagcagcaccagcagcagtaccagcaccagcagagCGCCGGGCCCAACACGCTCGGAGACTCGTCCGTCGTGGATCCGCGGAAGACGCTGGGGccggtcgccgccgagttcATCTCCGAGGTCCAGAAGACCGGCGCGGCCAACGTGAGTCTGCTGGTGGTGCAGGCGAAGCGGCCGGCCAAGGACCCGAACGCGATGCAGCGCAAGGCGAGCGTGGATTCGAGCAGGGACTAG